From a single Gimesia fumaroli genomic region:
- a CDS encoding tetratricopeptide repeat protein has product MKIRQLALPSFLWFCLIFGSGLCGSRVQAQDEFNQPSVGSAEDPNAKAAARAHAKQGQAFLNQKNWKDAITEFEKAVALQPQSGGLHYVLGVSYLKDSQASKSWIEMRKAVLLDPNIKNAVRDFLKFWSYFDRKGILNVGTPEVETLKLLGKPDQQRDQSGETELIYGFMWLNFRKGRLYAVVDTRGLSAEYAKALKSMEFRLGPPWREGYRLMNATSALTEYVLPEETVQNYQQMFSTQRLFKLGEQLSAKEMMNRMKVQVEQSYQVEEWNVIAEGDDDILYEWRVDESDKTPAQHEINRLVRGKRDMHRLAYVTRKLPLSEEDRNQWIERLKAARLVEAHPKLSRLTAAQKKNLEEKLVKESREVIALQMQYIQQGDVAAMKPFFTERVRKLITAESLETAKQQAASVTPEELIHSIQVEDTDEGIRAKIKMKNGRTLTTLVPVEGKWEADTIWFK; this is encoded by the coding sequence ATGAAAATTCGCCAGCTTGCCTTACCCTCTTTTTTGTGGTTCTGCCTGATTTTCGGCAGCGGTCTGTGCGGTAGTCGTGTTCAGGCGCAGGATGAATTCAATCAGCCGTCAGTAGGTTCAGCCGAGGATCCCAACGCAAAAGCTGCTGCGCGGGCGCATGCAAAACAGGGGCAGGCCTTTCTCAATCAGAAAAACTGGAAAGACGCGATTACCGAATTTGAAAAAGCGGTCGCACTACAGCCTCAAAGTGGCGGATTGCATTACGTCCTGGGCGTCAGTTATCTGAAAGATTCTCAGGCCTCGAAAAGCTGGATTGAAATGCGGAAAGCTGTGTTGCTGGATCCAAACATCAAGAACGCAGTTCGAGATTTCCTGAAATTCTGGAGTTATTTTGATCGCAAAGGCATCTTAAATGTCGGGACGCCAGAGGTAGAAACGCTCAAGTTGCTGGGCAAACCGGACCAGCAGCGGGACCAGTCGGGCGAGACAGAATTGATTTATGGATTCATGTGGCTCAATTTTCGGAAAGGCAGGCTATATGCCGTGGTGGATACTCGCGGCCTCTCCGCTGAATACGCGAAAGCACTGAAGTCGATGGAGTTTCGGCTAGGCCCTCCCTGGAGAGAAGGCTATCGATTGATGAATGCGACCAGTGCACTCACTGAATATGTCTTGCCCGAAGAAACGGTCCAGAATTATCAGCAGATGTTTTCCACACAGAGGTTGTTTAAGCTTGGTGAGCAACTCTCTGCCAAAGAGATGATGAATCGGATGAAAGTCCAGGTTGAACAATCTTATCAGGTCGAAGAATGGAATGTGATTGCAGAGGGGGACGACGATATTCTGTACGAATGGCGTGTCGACGAGAGTGACAAAACACCGGCTCAACACGAGATCAACAGACTGGTCCGCGGCAAACGAGATATGCATCGACTGGCTTATGTGACACGCAAGCTGCCTCTCAGTGAAGAGGATCGTAACCAATGGATCGAACGATTGAAAGCGGCCAGGCTGGTCGAAGCACACCCGAAACTGAGCCGTCTGACCGCAGCACAGAAAAAGAACCTGGAAGAGAAGCTGGTCAAAGAATCCCGCGAAGTCATTGCACTGCAGATGCAATATATTCAACAGGGAGATGTGGCAGCGATGAAGCCGTTTTTCACGGAACGGGTGCGAAAACTGATTACTGCTGAGTCCCTGGAAACGGCAAAGCAGCAGGCGGCTTCGGTGACTCCGGAGGAGTTGATCCACTCAATTCAGGTCGAGGATACAGACGAAGGCATCCGCGCCAAAATCAAAATGAAGAACGGCCGGACGTTAACGACGCTGGTTCCTGTTGAGGGGAAATGGGAAGCTGACACAATTTGGTTTAAATAA
- the cysC gene encoding adenylyl-sulfate kinase: MAEQKATNVTWHDHRVTKEERCKQNGHKGAVLWFTGLSGSGKSTIANTVDHKLFEMGKHTFVLDGDNIRMGLNKNLGFSPEDRTENIRRIGEVSKLYTDAGILVMTAFISPYREDRDQVREILGDGEFIEVFVKASLETCEERDPKGLYKKARAGEIKGFTGIDAPYEEPEKAELILDSDGKGIDDLADEVVAYLESNGYLTYA, translated from the coding sequence ATGGCCGAGCAAAAAGCCACTAACGTGACCTGGCATGATCACCGTGTTACCAAAGAAGAACGTTGCAAGCAAAACGGACACAAAGGTGCCGTACTTTGGTTCACCGGATTAAGTGGTTCTGGCAAAAGTACCATTGCTAATACCGTAGATCACAAGCTGTTCGAAATGGGCAAACATACGTTTGTTCTCGATGGCGACAACATTCGGATGGGCCTCAACAAAAACCTGGGCTTCTCTCCTGAAGATCGTACTGAAAACATCCGTCGTATCGGTGAAGTTTCCAAACTGTATACCGACGCCGGTATTCTGGTAATGACCGCCTTCATTTCACCTTACCGTGAAGACCGCGATCAGGTTCGCGAAATTCTGGGTGATGGCGAGTTTATTGAAGTCTTCGTCAAAGCGTCTCTGGAAACGTGCGAAGAACGCGACCCTAAAGGGCTCTATAAGAAAGCCCGCGCTGGTGAGATCAAAGGTTTTACCGGAATCGACGCTCCATACGAAGAACCAGAAAAAGCAGAACTGATTCTGGATTCCGACGGAAAAGGCATCGATGATCTGGCTGACGAAGTCGTCGCTTACCTCGAATCAAACGGATATCTGACCTACGCATAA
- a CDS encoding sulfatase family protein has translation MNRVLIAFSLVTLMLFSQSPLLEAAEQQPNILWIIAEDMGPELGCYGTPEVKTPTLDRLAKNGMQFLNAFTVTPVCSTSRSSFMTGMYAMSIDAHNHRSHRDGTNPLPDGVRVITDWLRPAGYTTGNIRKLTDDRKLAKFYKGTGKTDWNFTYPKGKQPFDVKNWDDLKNKQPFYAQINFSETHRGGAWNTSHEHLGYQADPAKVRIPPYYPDHPVTRGVWAQYLNAVMAVDKKVAFILDLLKRDKLDKNTIVIFFGDHGRAMPRGKQWPYDSGLHIPLIIYWPEGNEFLPTPANYKRGVITDQLISSIDLTATTLGFAGIRKPEKMQGEVFLGTYSEPPRKYLYGGRDRGDETVFHIRTVRDRRYRYLRNKYPEHPFLQINRYKETSYPIIGLLRHLHEEGKLTGPPLALMADSRPQEELYDLQNDPWEINNLANSNEPEYQAAKRRLSSVLTDWMVDIDDKGRTPEDPSIPQFWDERAIRVYSKRLKERPKDWFLTNPALGPYKIESDKPE, from the coding sequence ATGAATCGAGTACTCATTGCGTTCTCACTTGTGACTTTGATGTTATTTAGTCAAAGCCCTCTCCTTGAAGCGGCTGAGCAACAGCCGAACATTTTGTGGATCATTGCCGAAGACATGGGGCCGGAACTTGGCTGTTATGGAACTCCCGAAGTCAAAACGCCGACGCTGGACCGCCTCGCAAAGAACGGCATGCAATTCCTGAATGCGTTCACGGTTACGCCCGTCTGTTCGACCAGCCGTTCTTCATTTATGACGGGCATGTATGCCATGTCGATCGATGCACACAATCATCGTTCACATCGAGACGGAACCAATCCGTTGCCGGACGGCGTCCGCGTGATCACTGACTGGCTGCGTCCCGCCGGTTATACGACGGGCAATATTCGGAAACTGACCGATGATCGCAAGCTGGCCAAGTTTTATAAAGGGACTGGAAAAACCGACTGGAATTTCACCTATCCCAAAGGCAAACAACCATTCGACGTCAAGAACTGGGACGACCTGAAGAACAAACAACCCTTCTATGCCCAGATTAACTTTTCAGAGACCCATCGTGGCGGTGCCTGGAATACTTCGCACGAACACCTGGGCTATCAGGCGGACCCCGCTAAGGTCAGGATTCCCCCTTACTACCCCGACCATCCTGTCACGCGTGGCGTATGGGCACAATATTTAAACGCCGTGATGGCCGTCGATAAAAAAGTGGCTTTCATTCTGGATCTCTTGAAGCGAGACAAACTGGATAAGAATACAATTGTGATTTTCTTCGGCGATCACGGCCGTGCGATGCCCCGCGGTAAACAGTGGCCTTATGATAGTGGATTACATATCCCACTTATCATTTACTGGCCGGAAGGAAACGAATTTCTCCCCACCCCCGCAAATTACAAACGCGGCGTGATCACGGATCAACTGATTTCCTCAATCGATTTGACCGCAACGACACTCGGCTTTGCCGGAATCAGAAAACCGGAAAAAATGCAGGGAGAAGTATTTCTGGGAACGTACTCAGAGCCGCCACGCAAGTACCTGTATGGCGGACGGGATCGCGGCGATGAAACCGTGTTCCACATCCGCACGGTGCGCGACAGGCGCTATCGTTACTTGCGGAATAAATATCCGGAGCATCCGTTCCTGCAGATCAACCGATACAAGGAAACTTCTTATCCGATTATCGGCCTGTTACGCCATTTGCACGAGGAAGGAAAACTGACCGGCCCCCCACTGGCGTTGATGGCAGACAGCCGCCCTCAGGAAGAACTGTATGACTTGCAGAATGATCCCTGGGAAATCAATAATCTGGCGAATTCGAATGAGCCCGAGTATCAGGCTGCCAAGCGAAGACTGTCCTCGGTATTAACGGACTGGATGGTCGACATCGACGACAAAGGGCGGACGCCCGAAGATCCTTCTATCCCCCAATTCTGGGACGAACGCGCCATTCGCGTCTATTCCAAACGATTGAAAGAACGCCCCAAAGACTGGTTCCTCACCAATCCCGCATTGGGACCTTATAAGATTGAAAGCGATAAGCCCGAATAG
- a CDS encoding tetratricopeptide repeat protein yields the protein MRRLISQVLLCGVIFMPFASRFTLAAEETPKTDAAKERALMQRKLSQLIDELTAQIKQMPDESALYSRRGDAFFFQGQFKAAVADYDKMVELKPSIKVSHWRRGIACYYAKQYDEAAKQFEIYHSFDNVDRENGIWRFFSQYKAKGPQQAQQGLLKYQKDDREPFPDIYRLFEGKRTPEQILKNIETAEIDDNEREKRHFYAYLYIGLNESIQGRKATARKYLQKAVNNKWGPRAGFGPNYMWHTGRLELQLLTEPERTK from the coding sequence ATGAGACGTTTGATATCCCAGGTATTGCTTTGCGGGGTGATTTTCATGCCGTTTGCCAGCAGATTTACTCTGGCAGCGGAAGAAACGCCGAAGACAGACGCCGCGAAAGAACGGGCCTTGATGCAGCGCAAACTTTCTCAATTGATCGACGAATTGACGGCTCAGATCAAACAAATGCCCGATGAAAGTGCCTTGTATTCGCGGAGAGGGGATGCGTTCTTCTTTCAAGGTCAGTTCAAAGCCGCGGTCGCCGACTATGACAAAATGGTGGAATTGAAGCCGTCGATCAAGGTCTCCCACTGGCGGCGCGGCATCGCCTGTTATTACGCAAAGCAGTATGATGAGGCGGCGAAGCAGTTCGAAATTTACCACTCATTCGACAATGTCGATCGCGAGAATGGGATCTGGCGTTTCTTTTCTCAATATAAAGCCAAAGGTCCCCAACAGGCGCAACAGGGTCTGTTGAAGTATCAAAAGGATGACCGCGAGCCTTTTCCGGATATCTACCGCCTGTTTGAAGGGAAAAGAACGCCGGAACAAATCCTGAAAAATATTGAGACGGCTGAAATTGACGATAACGAGCGGGAAAAACGCCACTTTTACGCTTATCTCTATATAGGCTTGAATGAGTCAATACAGGGGCGGAAAGCGACCGCACGCAAATATTTACAAAAAGCGGTCAACAACAAATGGGGGCCCCGCGCCGGCTTTGGCCCGAATTATATGTGGCATACAGGCCGTTTAGAGCTACAATTGTTAACAGAACCTGAACGCACAAAGTAA
- a CDS encoding right-handed parallel beta-helix repeat-containing protein gives MNKLCVSLACFLLASQYVLAFASAEPDQTGNNRAEGRATLSEQEGSAIVGSVSSGVFRHEFVPENTVQGNAVPGFTTMKDVSYQDNLQGYAPYKYPDPQTMVVNEYIDNGAGYQPMGPDEFHTIFRLDKGIGGGIGYDDGYSNLGVLVPFTINPDQSMLFLDLRAMVTDQGAGGVNLGAGWRGYSDTVDKIFTLAGWYDYDDGHFQDYHQIGISGEVIGQYLTSRINGYFPINNDEIVISNNLTGGAYFQSNRIFLDRARISESSYGGVDAEIGGPLPVLGKFGIDAFVGGYYYNSDHDKSAAGAKFRAEANINDWWQMSVSYAKDSVFGSNAWMNVTVSIPEGRSDKWMRPKTLRQRMYQPMNRNYRIVAHNKTTINSELAINPDDNQPYTVAHIDPDFGAAGNGTFETPFGSVAAYNASGPVAATDIIFVLDGNETNLDGGITLLDNGGGIGGVTGQRLLSEAVEHSFNVIQGGTVSTLTLPGYNPDANRPTLSNTASVGGNFVVNGQGGAWEVSGFNISGTKAATPYNTGILSAGTRGFNINRNSFVLYNRGVDVTNTANGIGIVTENTFAGDGANSLHGARITQNTGTLELAFHNNTATNNLGVVPPGTGTGFEIIANAGTTIDGVGTAADGTTTLGITGNTANANGTGMILTENGGMIETDFSNNTFNNNINPNTGLHVNANGGSIIFRSFDTITATGNTGIGIAFDATAGGTISAVTEDANGNGVLDPGEDMNGNGALDLGLTTINASNNTTDGFVATADGVGSTINLSMGSVNTAANLFNSNGQNGISLNTLNNGTIGGQIVNNTATGNGQDGFANTLTTGTIDFTTIASPSISNNSFTGNTRHGMSITNNNGGVFTTALITMNDFSNNTEAGMFISGSAMGGTNTAVNTLGSIDMNNFNRDTLGTAGILFGSSDVRTTASITRNTFIGRAPAGADLGAGFGVGGTVGGTTTVGGNGGVTLAFGSLAAIDNSLANTFMNNGDAHIGLELQGNTTNQVDIDQQIFDTTNDTTLNANFNGEGVGFLMSDTATFTGTIQRNVFQNSAASGLRIDATGNNLGDFAIVNNVTIGGTTAAFGNLFTANGGNGMEMTRTADGVITNTLIRFNMMTGNTLDGIALTSSSASKTDTYTINDNTITGNMQNGVELRVEADAGLSANMTRNTITGNTSNGILTTELQNSFADERFVTGAWTVNNISNNGANGIDLQAASNGLVIGDAADPALGNLIQNNTQDGVNITGSGSVTVARNMIAENTVHGIDLDLEDFSEDHANVITISNNDITMNQGDGIEYSNVSSSFNPTDVFTVNITGNVIDFNNGRGFDVLARPGNGGSYSETAITFNNNIVNRNDLEGIYVVYTADDAQNQTDPATDPLANMGSTLRDVYLRFSMDSNIVVDNGINSGFSSTGLVVRVGTTRSFSSTTTSGGFASDGLGNFLNSGVIMTATNNSLTGNLGDDVYFESFASTVDPTTTAGTWGNTINPTAITAFRTDPLARLDLDWDGNTILSSDTTNIGAFYDNADTFKSRLNNVASPGPFTSTSRRRNAQRLAVRIPNLNAPGTTGPADFRYSGLGASTFRVDSTGDLGIFTLDTNPFVTTPNDANGVLLPGTITGELPFGWGQF, from the coding sequence ATGAACAAATTATGTGTCAGCCTGGCCTGCTTCTTACTAGCATCTCAGTACGTACTGGCGTTTGCGTCTGCAGAGCCGGATCAAACTGGGAACAATCGAGCAGAGGGACGTGCTACTCTAAGCGAACAAGAAGGTTCTGCCATTGTGGGTAGTGTTTCCTCTGGTGTTTTCAGACATGAATTCGTGCCTGAGAACACTGTCCAGGGAAATGCTGTTCCCGGTTTTACTACCATGAAAGATGTGAGCTATCAGGATAATTTGCAAGGTTATGCTCCTTACAAATATCCCGATCCGCAAACCATGGTTGTCAATGAGTATATTGATAACGGAGCCGGGTATCAGCCCATGGGGCCTGATGAATTTCACACCATCTTTCGTCTGGATAAAGGCATCGGCGGCGGAATTGGATATGACGATGGTTATTCCAATCTGGGAGTGCTGGTTCCATTTACCATTAACCCGGATCAAAGCATGCTCTTCCTTGATTTAAGAGCAATGGTTACCGACCAGGGAGCCGGCGGCGTAAACCTGGGTGCTGGTTGGCGTGGATACAGTGACACCGTTGATAAGATTTTCACACTCGCCGGCTGGTACGATTATGATGATGGCCATTTTCAGGATTATCATCAGATCGGGATCAGTGGTGAAGTCATCGGTCAATATCTGACATCGCGCATCAATGGTTACTTCCCGATCAACAATGATGAAATCGTCATCTCAAATAATCTGACAGGTGGAGCTTACTTCCAGTCAAATCGAATCTTTCTGGACCGCGCCCGGATTTCAGAATCTTCTTACGGTGGTGTTGATGCCGAAATCGGTGGTCCGCTGCCTGTCTTAGGAAAATTTGGAATCGATGCCTTTGTCGGCGGCTATTATTATAACTCTGACCATGACAAAAGTGCTGCCGGAGCCAAGTTCCGTGCAGAAGCAAATATCAATGACTGGTGGCAGATGAGTGTCAGTTATGCCAAGGATTCGGTCTTCGGATCAAATGCCTGGATGAATGTCACAGTCTCGATTCCAGAGGGCCGGTCCGATAAATGGATGCGTCCCAAGACGTTGCGACAGCGTATGTATCAACCGATGAATCGTAACTACCGGATTGTTGCCCATAATAAGACAACAATTAATTCCGAGTTGGCGATTAACCCGGATGACAATCAACCTTATACCGTGGCTCATATCGATCCAGACTTCGGAGCTGCCGGGAATGGTACCTTTGAAACACCCTTCGGTTCTGTTGCCGCTTATAATGCTTCTGGTCCCGTTGCTGCTACCGATATTATCTTTGTCCTGGACGGGAACGAAACGAACCTCGATGGCGGGATCACTCTGCTTGACAATGGTGGCGGAATCGGTGGTGTGACAGGACAACGCTTGTTAAGTGAAGCTGTAGAGCACTCCTTCAACGTGATTCAAGGTGGAACGGTTTCAACCCTCACTCTGCCTGGTTACAACCCGGATGCAAACCGTCCAACATTGTCCAATACTGCTTCGGTGGGTGGGAACTTTGTTGTCAACGGCCAAGGTGGTGCCTGGGAAGTTTCCGGTTTCAATATCAGTGGAACAAAAGCGGCAACACCGTATAACACGGGTATCCTCTCGGCGGGAACACGTGGATTCAATATCAATCGTAACTCCTTCGTACTCTATAACCGCGGCGTCGATGTCACTAATACTGCCAATGGTATTGGTATCGTGACCGAGAACACTTTCGCAGGCGATGGAGCCAACTCTCTGCATGGTGCTCGCATCACGCAGAATACAGGGACTCTTGAACTGGCGTTCCACAATAACACAGCGACAAACAATCTGGGTGTCGTGCCTCCGGGAACGGGAACCGGCTTTGAAATCATCGCCAATGCGGGAACAACCATTGATGGCGTGGGAACCGCCGCCGATGGTACCACGACTCTGGGGATCACCGGAAACACGGCTAACGCAAACGGTACCGGGATGATTCTGACAGAGAATGGGGGAATGATTGAAACAGACTTCTCCAATAATACCTTCAATAACAATATCAACCCGAATACCGGTTTGCATGTGAATGCGAATGGCGGTTCAATCATCTTCCGCAGCTTTGATACGATCACAGCGACGGGTAACACAGGCATCGGTATCGCCTTTGATGCGACTGCAGGTGGTACGATCTCAGCCGTCACGGAAGATGCAAATGGAAACGGCGTTCTTGATCCCGGGGAAGACATGAACGGAAACGGCGCTCTTGATCTGGGGCTGACGACGATCAATGCCAGCAACAATACGACAGATGGTTTTGTGGCGACAGCCGATGGTGTGGGTTCCACAATCAACCTGAGCATGGGAAGCGTGAATACCGCAGCCAACCTGTTCAACAGCAACGGCCAAAACGGGATCAGCCTGAATACGTTGAATAACGGTACGATTGGCGGTCAGATTGTGAACAACACGGCCACCGGCAACGGACAGGATGGTTTTGCTAACACCTTGACAACAGGTACGATCGATTTCACTACGATTGCGTCTCCATCTATCTCAAATAACTCATTCACAGGCAACACCCGCCACGGTATGAGTATCACCAACAACAACGGCGGTGTCTTTACAACCGCATTGATTACAATGAATGATTTCAGCAATAACACCGAAGCAGGCATGTTCATTAGTGGATCTGCGATGGGGGGGACCAATACAGCGGTCAATACCCTGGGTAGCATTGATATGAACAACTTCAATCGCGATACACTTGGGACTGCAGGAATTCTGTTTGGTTCCAGCGATGTCAGAACAACGGCAAGCATTACCCGCAATACCTTTATCGGGCGTGCACCTGCTGGAGCTGATCTCGGTGCTGGTTTTGGTGTTGGTGGTACTGTTGGCGGTACAACGACCGTCGGTGGAAATGGCGGGGTGACTCTGGCATTTGGAAGCCTGGCAGCGATAGACAATTCTCTTGCCAATACCTTCATGAACAACGGCGATGCCCACATCGGCCTGGAACTTCAAGGAAATACTACGAATCAGGTTGATATCGACCAACAGATCTTTGACACAACAAACGACACCACTTTGAATGCGAATTTCAACGGTGAAGGAGTTGGGTTCCTGATGAGCGATACAGCTACCTTTACTGGCACGATTCAACGAAACGTGTTCCAGAACAGTGCTGCTTCCGGTTTAAGAATCGATGCTACCGGAAACAACCTGGGTGACTTTGCGATAGTCAATAATGTGACCATCGGTGGTACAACCGCTGCCTTTGGAAACCTGTTTACTGCGAATGGTGGAAACGGTATGGAAATGACGCGAACGGCTGATGGTGTCATTACTAACACTCTCATTCGATTCAACATGATGACCGGCAACACTCTGGACGGTATCGCTTTGACATCCTCAAGTGCAAGTAAGACAGACACCTATACAATTAACGACAACACAATCACAGGCAATATGCAGAATGGTGTTGAACTGAGAGTGGAAGCCGATGCCGGCTTGTCTGCGAACATGACGCGGAACACCATTACTGGTAACACCAGCAATGGTATCCTAACCACCGAACTGCAAAACTCTTTCGCCGACGAACGTTTTGTGACAGGGGCCTGGACGGTTAACAATATCTCCAATAACGGTGCCAATGGTATCGATCTGCAAGCCGCTTCCAACGGTCTGGTCATTGGTGATGCCGCGGATCCTGCACTGGGTAACCTCATCCAGAATAACACGCAAGACGGTGTGAATATCACAGGATCGGGTAGCGTCACAGTCGCTCGTAACATGATTGCTGAAAACACGGTACACGGTATCGACCTGGATCTGGAAGATTTCAGTGAAGACCATGCGAACGTGATCACGATTTCCAATAACGATATTACGATGAACCAGGGGGATGGTATCGAGTACTCGAATGTGTCCTCTTCGTTTAATCCTACCGATGTATTTACTGTGAATATCACTGGCAACGTGATCGACTTCAACAATGGTCGTGGTTTCGATGTCTTAGCCCGACCGGGTAACGGCGGTTCGTATTCCGAAACTGCGATCACGTTTAACAACAATATCGTGAACCGCAACGACCTGGAAGGTATCTACGTGGTCTACACAGCGGATGATGCACAAAACCAGACAGATCCGGCAACAGATCCACTGGCTAATATGGGAAGTACTTTAAGAGATGTCTATCTGAGGTTCAGTATGGACAGCAACATTGTTGTTGATAACGGTATCAACAGTGGCTTCAGTTCGACCGGTTTAGTCGTTCGGGTTGGTACCACACGATCCTTTAGCAGTACCACAACCTCAGGCGGGTTTGCCAGTGACGGTCTTGGGAACTTCCTGAACTCTGGTGTGATCATGACGGCAACCAATAACAGTTTAACGGGTAACCTGGGTGATGATGTGTACTTCGAATCATTCGCTTCTACGGTAGACCCGACTACCACAGCGGGAACCTGGGGTAATACGATCAACCCAACTGCCATCACTGCATTCCGAACCGATCCTCTGGCTCGTCTCGACCTGGACTGGGACGGCAATACGATTCTGTCCTCTGATACAACCAACATTGGAGCCTTCTATGACAACGCTGATACGTTTAAATCACGTTTGAACAACGTTGCCAGCCCAGGACCATTCACGTCAACGTCAAGACGTCGTAATGCACAACGTCTGGCCGTTCGTATTCCCAACCTGAATGCACCGGGAACGACAGGACCTGCCGACTTCCGGTACTCTGGTCTGGGAGCAAGTACCTTCCGAGTTGATAGTACCGGGGATCTGGGAATCTTCACTCTGGATACCAATCCTTTCGTGACTACGCCGAACGATGCAAATGGTGTACTCCTGCCGGGAACAATTACAGGCGAACTACCCTTCGGTTGGGGACAATTCTAA
- the hisG gene encoding ATP phosphoribosyltransferase, producing the protein MSEKVLKLGIPAGSLQESTAELFKRAGYVIKFSSRSYYPSIDDEEIECLLIRAQEMARYVDQGILDAGITGHDWILETGADVHEICELIFSKVSRRPVRWVLCVPEDSPIQSVKDLEGKRIATEVVGMTERYLEQHGVKANVEFSWGATEVKPPKLADAIVEVTETGSSLRANNLRIVEELMQSTTRFIANKQSFEDPWKREKLENIAMMLESCLAAEGKVCLLMNVERADLEKVLDLLPALQKPTVSSLSDPDWVAISTIIDETVVRTIVPKLKVAGACGLVEYQISKIID; encoded by the coding sequence ATGTCTGAGAAGGTCTTAAAGCTCGGTATTCCCGCGGGAAGTTTACAGGAATCGACGGCGGAATTATTCAAACGCGCCGGCTATGTCATCAAATTTTCATCCCGCTCGTATTATCCCTCGATCGACGATGAGGAAATCGAATGTCTACTGATCCGGGCTCAGGAAATGGCCCGCTATGTCGATCAGGGCATTCTGGACGCCGGGATTACCGGACATGACTGGATTCTGGAAACGGGCGCCGATGTCCATGAAATTTGTGAGTTGATCTTCTCGAAAGTCAGCCGTCGGCCTGTTCGCTGGGTATTGTGCGTGCCCGAAGACTCGCCGATCCAGAGCGTCAAAGACCTGGAGGGAAAACGCATCGCCACAGAAGTTGTCGGCATGACCGAACGCTATCTGGAACAACATGGCGTCAAAGCCAATGTGGAATTTTCCTGGGGTGCGACCGAGGTCAAGCCACCCAAGTTGGCCGATGCGATTGTGGAAGTCACCGAAACCGGTTCTTCACTGCGTGCGAACAACCTGCGGATCGTAGAAGAGTTGATGCAGAGCACAACCCGCTTCATCGCCAACAAACAATCGTTCGAAGATCCCTGGAAACGGGAGAAACTTGAGAACATCGCCATGATGCTCGAATCCTGTCTGGCGGCGGAAGGCAAGGTTTGCCTGCTGATGAACGTGGAACGTGCGGATCTCGAAAAAGTGCTTGATCTACTACCCGCATTACAGAAGCCTACCGTTTCGTCGCTGTCCGATCCTGACTGGGTTGCCATCAGTACGATTATTGATGAAACCGTTGTACGAACGATTGTTCCCAAATTGAAAGTCGCCGGCGCGTGCGGTCTTGTGGAATATCAGATTTCCAAAATCATCGACTGA
- a CDS encoding amino acid kinase family protein, with product MCVSVIKVGGSLFDLPDLATQLQRLLGRLENAMPLIVCGGGTAADLVRDWDRTHHLGETKAHWLAIQSLMLNDRLLCAMLPNACLVSTQSEAIQVWNSGNIPVLSAYDYLTQTSSSTFAELPESWGVTSDSIAAWITLTLPADELILLKSVELPVEKTVSDLAEAGLVDAYLPTLAAAIPTLRWCNLRADTTSIQLATVISGSSFQSKNATGPA from the coding sequence ATGTGCGTCTCCGTGATCAAAGTTGGCGGCAGTCTGTTTGATCTGCCCGATCTGGCGACGCAACTGCAACGACTATTGGGGCGTCTGGAAAATGCAATGCCTCTCATTGTTTGCGGAGGCGGAACAGCCGCAGACCTGGTGCGCGACTGGGATCGAACGCATCACCTGGGCGAAACGAAAGCGCATTGGCTGGCGATTCAATCCTTGATGCTGAATGACCGTTTGCTCTGTGCGATGCTGCCCAATGCCTGTCTGGTTTCTACACAATCAGAAGCCATCCAGGTCTGGAACAGTGGCAACATCCCCGTGCTTAGTGCATACGATTATTTAACACAGACATCCTCTTCTACCTTTGCAGAATTGCCGGAGTCCTGGGGTGTGACCAGCGATTCGATCGCGGCCTGGATCACGCTGACCTTGCCGGCCGACGAACTGATTCTGTTGAAATCGGTGGAGCTACCGGTCGAAAAGACAGTTTCCGATCTGGCGGAAGCGGGGCTTGTCGACGCATACCTGCCTACACTGGCTGCAGCGATACCAACTCTGCGCTGGTGTAATTTGCGAGCCGATACCACATCGATTCAGTTAGCAACGGTAATCAGCGGCAGCAGTTTCCAGAGCAAAAATGCGACCGGGCCGGCGTAA